A single region of the Leptolyngbya subtilissima AS-A7 genome encodes:
- a CDS encoding ATP-binding cassette domain-containing protein encodes MGLALQMAAAVTIQNLKKSYGAVEAVRDVSLTIESGEIFGLLGPNGAGKTTTIRCLCTLTTPDSGTLEVMGVSVVEQPRLVRQHLGYIAQEVALDKVLTGRELLRLQADIYHMPKSVSGPRIDQMINLLELGDWADKKTGNYSGGLRKRLDLALGLLHQPDLLVLDEPTVGLDIETRSAVWSFLRQLRAAGTTILITSHYLEEVDALADRVAIIDRGRVISAGTPSELKDKIGGDRITLRIREFTSDTEAADARTMLAELPFVREVIVNSAQGNSLNLVVDRQPDVLLTVQQALKAADLPVFGIAQSRPSLDDVYLAATGRTLMDAELAAVGQRDLKKEKKQAMKGR; translated from the coding sequence TTGGGGTTAGCTCTACAGATGGCCGCGGCGGTAACAATTCAAAACTTGAAGAAGTCCTACGGGGCGGTAGAGGCAGTGCGCGATGTGTCGCTCACCATTGAGTCTGGCGAAATTTTTGGCCTGCTGGGACCCAACGGAGCGGGCAAAACCACCACTATTCGCTGCCTCTGCACCCTGACCACCCCAGACAGCGGCACGCTTGAAGTCATGGGGGTTTCGGTAGTCGAGCAGCCTCGGCTGGTGCGCCAACATCTTGGCTACATCGCCCAGGAGGTTGCCCTTGACAAGGTGCTTACCGGACGCGAGCTGTTACGGCTTCAAGCCGATATTTACCACATGCCTAAGAGTGTGTCTGGTCCTCGCATCGACCAGATGATCAACCTGCTAGAGCTGGGTGACTGGGCCGACAAAAAGACCGGCAACTATTCTGGGGGCTTGAGAAAGCGCCTAGATTTGGCTTTAGGGCTGCTGCATCAGCCCGATCTGCTGGTGCTTGACGAGCCCACAGTTGGCCTTGACATTGAGACGCGATCGGCGGTGTGGAGTTTTTTGCGGCAGCTGCGGGCGGCAGGCACCACAATTTTAATCACCAGCCACTACCTTGAAGAAGTTGATGCCCTGGCTGACCGAGTGGCGATTATTGACCGAGGCCGAGTGATTTCGGCCGGCACCCCCAGCGAACTGAAGGATAAGATTGGGGGAGATCGCATCACCCTGCGCATTCGCGAATTCACCTCCGATACAGAGGCCGCTGATGCCCGCACGATGCTAGCTGAGCTGCCCTTTGTGCGCGAGGTGATCGTCAACTCGGCCCAGGGCAACTCTCTCAACTTAGTAGTTGACCGTCAGCCAGACGTGCTGTTGACGGTGCAGCAGGCGCTCAAGGCCGCCGATCTGCCTGTGTTTGGCATTGCCCAATCGCGCCCTAGCCTTGACGATGTGTATTTGGCTGCCACAGGCCGCACCTTGATGGATGCGGAGCTGGCCGCTGTGGGTCAGCGCGACCTTAAGAAAGAAAAGAAACAGGCTATGAAGGGACGCTAG
- a CDS encoding ABC transporter permease, with protein sequence MSTTIPTPSPIREAAPSLENSDLKAWKADLIKSQGLVSGAFVQETLAMTQRLFIQLQRRPTTLVAGVIQPLIWLVLFGALFQNVPAGLFGESRNYGQFLGAGIIVFTAFGGALNAGLPVMFDREFGFLNRFLVAPLASRYSIVVASALFIAALSLIQTAAILALSAVLGAGLPSLPGLLLVLFIVMALVLGVTALSLGLTFALPGHIELIGVIFVTNLPLLFSSTALVPLDFMPQWLQVVASLNPLTYAIEPIRYVYLHPVWGLGDTVLQTPFAAVSLGACLAVLVVFCGLSLGLIQPLLRRRIA encoded by the coding sequence ATGAGCACCACTATTCCCACCCCATCCCCAATTCGCGAGGCTGCCCCCAGCCTTGAAAACTCAGACCTTAAAGCCTGGAAGGCTGACCTGATCAAATCCCAAGGGCTGGTCTCTGGGGCCTTTGTGCAAGAGACCCTAGCCATGACCCAGCGACTGTTCATTCAGCTTCAGCGTCGCCCGACTACCCTAGTGGCTGGCGTAATTCAGCCGCTGATTTGGCTAGTGCTGTTTGGGGCGCTGTTTCAGAACGTACCGGCTGGGTTGTTTGGCGAAAGTCGCAACTACGGCCAGTTCCTGGGGGCAGGCATCATTGTGTTCACGGCCTTTGGGGGTGCGCTCAACGCTGGGCTACCAGTGATGTTTGACCGCGAGTTTGGCTTTTTGAACCGGTTTTTGGTGGCACCCTTAGCCTCGCGCTACTCCATTGTGGTGGCGTCGGCGCTGTTTATCGCCGCGCTGAGCCTGATACAAACGGCGGCGATTTTGGCCCTGAGCGCTGTGCTCGGTGCCGGGTTACCTAGCCTGCCGGGGCTACTGCTAGTGCTATTTATTGTCATGGCGCTGGTGCTGGGTGTGACGGCCCTTAGCCTAGGGTTGACCTTTGCGCTACCCGGCCACATTGAGCTGATTGGGGTGATCTTTGTAACCAACCTGCCCCTACTATTTTCAAGTACGGCTCTGGTACCGCTAGATTTTATGCCCCAGTGGCTCCAGGTGGTGGCTAGCTTAAACCCACTCACCTATGCCATTGAGCCTATTCGCTATGTCTACCTGCACCCAGTGTGGGGCTTGGGTGACACAGTGCTGCAAACGCCGTTTGCGGCAGTTTCGCTAGGGGCTTGTTTGGCAGTTTTAGTGGTTTTCTGTGGTCTGTCGCTAGGGCTAATTCAGCCCCTGCTGCGCCGCCGGATTGCCTAG
- a CDS encoding GUN4 domain-containing protein: protein MDEEGSQAELAARIEALEARVEGFIQQGITERIARMEDALTLVTDVERYQPLQRLLKTGKLREADEETVRVILQEAGTPDREDLTPDAVRLFSCSVLRVVDRLWTTYTGGRFGFSVQLQIYQSVGGTLESALIQDTAILNRLGEQVGWRQDDQWKTIDQARHDLDDPVGCYPIVWWNSPYGAKMVNYFLSRLFTCQL from the coding sequence ATGGATGAAGAAGGGTCGCAAGCTGAACTGGCTGCTCGCATAGAGGCGCTAGAGGCCAGGGTAGAAGGCTTCATTCAGCAGGGGATAACGGAGCGCATCGCTCGCATGGAAGATGCGCTAACCCTGGTAACCGATGTTGAACGCTATCAACCACTTCAGCGGCTGCTTAAAACTGGCAAGCTAAGAGAGGCTGACGAAGAAACCGTGCGGGTAATTTTGCAGGAGGCCGGCACCCCTGATCGCGAAGACCTAACTCCCGACGCCGTGCGCCTGTTTTCGTGCAGCGTACTGCGGGTAGTAGATCGCCTGTGGACTACCTACACGGGCGGCCGCTTCGGCTTTAGTGTGCAGCTCCAGATTTACCAATCCGTAGGCGGCACCCTTGAATCAGCGCTGATTCAAGACACAGCCATTCTCAACCGCTTAGGCGAACAGGTGGGCTGGCGGCAAGATGACCAGTGGAAAACAATTGACCAGGCCCGCCACGATCTAGATGATCCCGTAGGCTGTTATCCCATCGTCTGGTGGAATTCTCCCTATGGAGCCAAAATGGTCAACTACTTTCTCAGCCGTCTGTTTACCTGCCAGCTATAG
- a CDS encoding efflux RND transporter permease subunit → MALFSIADNFIRRPVLTTVCTLLIVMAGAIAIPLLPIEQLPEIAPLQISVAANYNGADAETVESNVTTVLEREINGVEGMQYITSSSTNTGQSTINVVFGPGQDKDISQVNVQNRVSRATPLLPPEVSQLGVTVTAQSPSILLVYRFFTDDDRYDSLFLSNYADLFILDEMKQIDGVGSAEIFGSGRYAMRLWLDPTALASQSITPGDVVAALQEQNIQVGAGSVGASPTSVDQAYQYTVRLPGRLEEAEEFENLVVKVGANGNLVRLRDLGRAEVGAQDYSFDAKTQGKAAAGLIIYQLPGSNALQVAEAVRDRMAELQQSFPPGYQAELVFDTTDFVRVSLKEVLITLVTSIALVLLILFIFLQDWRSTIIPAIAIPVSLIGPMAFLLLFGFSINTLTLFGAILASGVVVDDAIVIVEAIAAKIDQGMRPRLAALDAMQELSGALVATSLVLMVVFIPVAFFPGSTGKIYQQFSFTMAFAVLVSTFNALTFSPAMSALLLRPNPPGGRGGPLGGFFNRFNDLLRWVTERYRRAVQVLVRLRYGVLALFAVGTMLMVGMFRIVPTGFVPEEDQGYFLGIVQAPDGVSLEYTKSVMAQADTLISQFPEVTSTFMLTGFGFDGPSPNRGVFFATLAPWEERRGRESSVAGLLPKVNGALSSIQEALVIAFNAPPVPGFSPTGALEMQLQDRSGNQMSIDEFLGNAYEIMGAANESPASAGVFTQFTASSPQVQVELNRDRLKALDVDVSEALTTVSTYLGSRYVNDYTSGGRNYRVYVQADEGFRNEPSDINAIYVRSRQGTMVSLGEVVTLKEIVGPSTINHFNLLRAIKLEGLPAPGASSGQLIADMTEAHAQAALPVVGQAWQGTAREELASGGLSILIFGLGVLVVFLVLAAQYENYVDPIIILLTVPLAVLGALTFLFFRGLELNVYAQVGMVMLIGLASKNAILIVEFANQARSQGLGLVPAAIAAAEQRFRPIIMTAISSLVGTFPLLIATGAGSASRWSVGYTVFGGLLVATVLSLLVVPVLYVILKGLEDRLFHSGPGAPPAGTVSTSFSNDGSRSLDEAEAMAPMRFAEQPPRESQGENPA, encoded by the coding sequence ATGGCGCTGTTCTCCATTGCTGACAACTTTATTCGTCGCCCGGTGCTCACTACCGTGTGCACCCTGCTGATTGTGATGGCGGGGGCGATCGCCATCCCTTTGCTGCCCATTGAGCAACTGCCGGAGATTGCGCCTTTACAAATCTCGGTGGCGGCTAACTATAACGGGGCCGATGCCGAAACCGTAGAGAGCAATGTCACCACGGTGCTGGAGCGCGAAATTAACGGTGTGGAAGGTATGCAATACATTACTTCCAGCAGCACTAACACTGGCCAGAGCACTATCAACGTAGTATTTGGCCCTGGGCAAGACAAAGATATTTCCCAGGTGAATGTGCAAAATCGGGTGTCGCGAGCAACGCCCCTACTGCCGCCGGAGGTCAGCCAACTGGGGGTAACAGTGACGGCTCAGTCGCCAAGCATTTTGCTGGTGTATCGCTTCTTTACTGATGACGATCGCTACGACTCACTGTTCCTGAGCAACTACGCTGACCTGTTCATTCTCGACGAGATGAAGCAGATCGACGGCGTCGGCAGCGCCGAGATATTTGGGTCGGGTCGCTACGCCATGCGACTCTGGCTTGATCCCACTGCCCTGGCCAGTCAGTCGATTACCCCCGGCGATGTGGTGGCGGCCCTGCAAGAGCAAAACATTCAGGTGGGGGCTGGGTCGGTCGGCGCTTCCCCTACCAGCGTTGATCAGGCCTATCAGTACACTGTGCGTCTGCCGGGTCGTTTGGAAGAAGCCGAAGAGTTTGAGAACCTGGTGGTCAAGGTAGGGGCTAATGGCAACCTGGTGCGTCTGCGCGATTTGGGACGGGCCGAAGTCGGGGCGCAAGACTACAGCTTTGACGCTAAGACCCAGGGCAAGGCGGCGGCAGGATTGATCATTTACCAGCTGCCGGGCAGCAACGCCTTGCAGGTGGCCGAGGCGGTGCGCGATCGCATGGCTGAGCTACAGCAATCGTTTCCGCCGGGCTACCAGGCTGAGCTGGTATTTGATACCACCGACTTTGTGCGTGTGTCGCTCAAGGAGGTGCTGATCACCCTGGTGACGTCGATCGCCCTGGTGCTGCTGATTTTGTTTATCTTTTTGCAGGACTGGCGCTCCACCATCATTCCGGCGATCGCCATTCCGGTGTCGCTGATTGGGCCGATGGCGTTTTTGCTGCTGTTTGGCTTTTCCATCAACACCCTGACCCTGTTTGGGGCGATTTTAGCCTCGGGGGTGGTGGTGGACGACGCGATCGTGATCGTGGAGGCGATCGCCGCCAAGATTGACCAGGGCATGCGCCCCCGCCTGGCCGCCCTCGACGCCATGCAGGAGCTGTCTGGGGCGCTGGTGGCCACCTCGTTAGTGCTGATGGTGGTGTTCATTCCGGTGGCCTTTTTCCCCGGCAGCACCGGCAAAATTTACCAACAGTTTTCCTTCACCATGGCCTTTGCGGTTCTGGTGTCCACCTTCAACGCCCTCACCTTTTCCCCCGCCATGTCGGCGCTGCTGCTCCGCCCCAACCCTCCGGGGGGCCGGGGTGGGCCGCTGGGGGGCTTCTTCAACCGCTTTAACGACCTGTTGCGCTGGGTGACCGAGCGCTACCGCCGGGCGGTGCAAGTGCTAGTGCGGCTGCGCTACGGCGTGCTGGCCCTGTTTGCGGTGGGCACCATGCTGATGGTAGGCATGTTCCGCATCGTGCCGACGGGCTTTGTGCCAGAAGAAGATCAGGGGTACTTTTTGGGGATTGTGCAGGCCCCCGATGGTGTTTCGCTGGAATATACCAAATCGGTTATGGCCCAGGCGGATACCCTGATTTCTCAGTTTCCAGAGGTGACCAGTACCTTTATGCTGACTGGGTTTGGCTTTGATGGCCCCTCGCCTAACCGAGGGGTATTTTTTGCGACCCTGGCCCCTTGGGAAGAGCGGCGAGGCCGTGAGTCGTCGGTAGCGGGGCTGCTGCCCAAGGTCAATGGAGCTCTCTCAAGTATTCAAGAGGCACTGGTAATTGCCTTTAACGCTCCCCCGGTGCCTGGTTTTAGCCCTACTGGGGCTTTGGAAATGCAGCTGCAAGATCGCAGCGGTAATCAGATGAGCATCGACGAGTTTCTAGGTAACGCCTACGAAATCATGGGGGCGGCTAACGAGTCGCCTGCCTCAGCGGGAGTGTTCACGCAGTTCACAGCCAGTTCGCCCCAGGTGCAGGTGGAACTCAACCGCGATCGCCTCAAAGCTCTAGATGTGGATGTTAGCGAGGCGCTCACCACCGTCAGCACCTACCTGGGCTCCCGCTACGTCAACGACTACACCTCTGGCGGGCGCAACTACCGAGTCTATGTGCAGGCCGACGAAGGCTTTCGCAATGAGCCCAGCGACATCAATGCCATTTACGTGCGATCGCGCCAGGGCACCATGGTATCCCTAGGAGAAGTCGTCACTCTCAAGGAAATAGTCGGGCCGTCTACCATCAATCACTTCAACCTGCTGCGGGCCATTAAGCTGGAGGGCCTACCCGCACCGGGGGCGAGCTCGGGCCAGCTGATTGCAGACATGACTGAAGCCCATGCCCAAGCCGCTTTACCGGTGGTAGGGCAGGCTTGGCAGGGCACAGCTCGGGAAGAGTTGGCCTCCGGCGGTCTCTCAATCCTGATCTTTGGGCTTGGGGTACTAGTGGTGTTTCTGGTGCTAGCGGCCCAGTACGAAAACTACGTCGATCCCATCATCATTTTGCTGACGGTGCCCCTGGCGGTGCTGGGGGCGCTGACGTTCCTGTTCTTCCGAGGCCTGGAGCTTAACGTCTACGCCCAGGTGGGGATGGTCATGCTGATCGGCCTCGCCAGTAAAAATGCCATTCTGATTGTAGAATTTGCCAACCAGGCCAGAAGTCAGGGTTTGGGGCTGGTGCCTGCTGCAATAGCCGCCGCCGAGCAGCGATTTCGCCCGATTATCATGACAGCAATTTCATCGCTGGTGGGGACCTTTCCGCTGCTGATTGCCACTGGGGCGGGCAGTGCCAGCCGCTGGTCGGTGGGCTACACCGTGTTTGGGGGGCTGCTGGTGGCGACAGTGCTTAGCCTGCTGGTGGTGCCGGTGCTCTATGTGATACTCAAGGGCTTAGAAGATCGACTGTTTCACAGTGGACCCGGGGCACCGCCCGCTGGGACTGTCTCAACCAGTTTCAGCAACGATGGCTCTCGTTCTCTAGACGAAGCTGAAGCCATGGCACCGATGCGATTTGCGGAGCAACCCCCTCGGGAATCGCAGGGGGAGAACCCCGCCTAG
- a CDS encoding efflux RND transporter periplasmic adaptor subunit: MSGPQAVQVQVQELQPGTFEESSDFVGALEAEQRIELKPEVEGRVTQVLADSGSAVAKGQPVVQLSTNQVQSEVAANQAAAQAAGFGRNAAQAQVDAAQAELARAQADVELAVVDFGRTERLVGAGALSRQELDNAQNQLNVAQAAQRQASENVRAAQAQLQQALSTFEQAQAQVDVSQADVGFKQVLAPVAGFLGDVSLKVGDYVQAGDTLATITQNSALLLRIQVPTTRASQLRTGIPVELLSPDTGEPLATGSVSFISPEVDGEGQSILVKARFPNEAGNLRDGQFVRARLIWSTTATLLVPTVAVTRIAGQSFVFVATDQPQEDGKTLRVATQRPVQLGPIQGGNYQVIEGLEAGDEVIVTNILQLQDGRPIDPEAQASATPSPD; encoded by the coding sequence ATGTCCGGCCCCCAAGCGGTGCAGGTGCAGGTGCAGGAGCTTCAGCCCGGTACCTTTGAGGAAAGCTCTGATTTCGTTGGGGCTTTAGAGGCTGAGCAGCGCATTGAGCTCAAACCAGAGGTGGAAGGCCGCGTCACTCAGGTGCTAGCAGACTCTGGCAGTGCTGTTGCCAAGGGGCAGCCTGTGGTGCAGCTCAGCACCAACCAGGTGCAGTCTGAGGTGGCGGCAAACCAGGCGGCTGCTCAGGCAGCTGGTTTTGGGCGCAATGCCGCTCAGGCCCAAGTCGATGCAGCTCAGGCAGAGCTGGCCCGCGCCCAAGCCGATGTCGAGCTAGCTGTGGTTGACTTTGGCCGCACTGAGCGCTTGGTGGGGGCGGGGGCGCTGAGCCGCCAAGAGTTAGACAATGCCCAAAATCAGCTAAACGTTGCCCAGGCTGCCCAACGCCAGGCCTCAGAAAATGTGCGGGCTGCCCAGGCTCAGCTACAGCAGGCGCTCTCAACCTTTGAGCAGGCCCAGGCCCAGGTGGATGTCAGCCAGGCAGATGTGGGCTTTAAGCAGGTGTTAGCTCCGGTGGCCGGTTTTTTGGGCGATGTGTCCCTCAAAGTCGGCGACTATGTGCAAGCGGGCGATACCCTGGCTACCATTACTCAAAACAGCGCCCTGCTTTTGCGCATTCAGGTGCCTACGACCCGGGCTAGTCAGTTGCGAACGGGCATTCCGGTAGAGCTGCTTAGCCCCGACACCGGTGAACCCCTAGCTACGGGAAGCGTCAGTTTTATCTCGCCTGAGGTGGATGGCGAGGGTCAATCGATTTTGGTCAAGGCTCGCTTTCCCAATGAGGCGGGCAACTTGCGCGATGGTCAGTTTGTGCGAGCGCGGCTGATCTGGAGCACCACTGCTACGCTGCTGGTGCCCACGGTGGCAGTTACCCGCATCGCCGGACAGAGCTTTGTGTTTGTGGCCACCGATCAGCCCCAAGAAGACGGCAAAACCCTGCGGGTAGCCACCCAGCGACCGGTACAGCTGGGGCCAATCCAGGGAGGAAACTACCAGGTGATTGAGGGTCTAGAAGCCGGAGATGAGGTAATTGTGACAAACATTCTACAGCTGCAGGACGGCAGGCCGATTGACCCTGAGGCCCAAGCTTCAGCTACGCCCTCGCCTGATTGA
- a CDS encoding TetR/AcrR family transcriptional regulator, producing the protein MPKIVDHDEYRRELLNECFDLFAEKGYAALTMRQIAQGLGVSTGTLYHYFPSKEGLFEQLVRETTLQDIQSAIAVASQEKCVLGRVEAALEYVAQNEDFLSKKMLIWIEFYQHQHRESGVPTEVFHGVWQESEQQIIALLGLDDPKLVRFLSCVVDGILLHRIYEPQSCSFRDHARLLIDMLKLYLTYGGSLRSLN; encoded by the coding sequence ATGCCCAAAATCGTTGACCATGACGAGTACCGCAGGGAGCTGTTGAACGAATGCTTTGACCTATTTGCTGAAAAGGGCTACGCTGCGCTGACCATGCGCCAAATTGCCCAAGGCCTAGGGGTGTCAACAGGCACGCTTTATCACTACTTTCCCAGTAAAGAAGGGCTGTTCGAGCAACTGGTGCGTGAAACTACGCTGCAAGATATTCAAAGCGCGATCGCCGTTGCGAGCCAAGAAAAGTGTGTGTTGGGCCGTGTAGAGGCCGCCCTGGAGTATGTCGCCCAAAATGAAGACTTTTTAAGCAAGAAAATGCTGATTTGGATTGAGTTTTATCAGCATCAGCACCGAGAGAGTGGTGTTCCAACCGAGGTGTTTCATGGGGTTTGGCAAGAGAGCGAGCAGCAGATAATTGCCCTGCTAGGGCTAGACGATCCAAAGTTGGTACGTTTCCTCAGCTGCGTAGTAGATGGCATTTTGCTGCACCGCATCTATGAACCGCAGAGTTGCTCGTTTCGTGACCATGCTCGGCTGCTGATTGACATGTTAAAGCTCTACCTCACCTACGGAGGTTCGCTACGTTCGCTGAATTGA